TCCGTCTCGTCATTGTCATTTGAGGGATTTATTTTGTTCTCAGAGCCTGGATCAGAAGTAGCATCTGATTTTTGGTTCAACTCATTCTGATCTTTCCCACCTCCCGTTGACTTCTCAGTTGCACCAGCTGTTACAGAGTTACCATTTTGGTCAACAGATTCAGAGCCCTTTGAACTTGTTACCGATTCTTCATCTGCTGAGGAATTTGAATCTTTTTTCTCAGACTGCTGCGCATTTGGATCGTTCTGTGTGCCATCTCCAACAGAAACAGCCTCCTTAATTGAGTTGTTCTCATTCTGTGTGGTTTGAGTGGCAGAACTATCATTTTCCTGCTGCTGTTTGTTGGCATCATTGGTTCCTTCTGCAAAATTGGAGCCCTCACCAGAGTTGTTCTCATTTTGTGTGGTATGAGCGACAGAACTTTCATTTTCATGCTGCTGTTTGTTGGCATCATTGGTTCCTTCTGAAAGATTGGAGTCTTCACCAGAgttcttctcattttgtttGGTGTCAGAAACAGAACTGTCCTGTTCCTTCTGCAGCTTATTGGCTTCATTGGTTCCTTCTGCAAGATTGGAGTCTTCACCAGAgttcttctcattttgtttGGTGTCAGAAGTAGAACCATCCTGTTCCTGCTGCTGCTTACTGGCTTCGTTGGTTTCTGCTGCCAGATTGGAGTCATTATTAGAGTTGTTCTCATTTCCTAGCTGATTTTCATTAGCTTCGTTCGTTCCTGCTGCATGATCTGAGTTATCACTAGAGTTGTTCTCATTTTGTATGGAATCAGATGCGGAGTTTTCATTTTCTTGCTGATGTTCATTGGCTTCATTTCTTCCAGCTGCATGATTGGAGTTATCATTACtgttcttttcattttgaatgGTTTCAGAGGCAGAATTGCCAGTTTCTGTCTGCTGGCTAGTGGCATCATGGTTTCCTGCTGTGGCATTAGAATTGTCCTCAGTGTTGCTTTCATTACTCACTTCTCCAACAGAATTTGCATCTGCAGAGCTATTTTGTTCAAGCATCTTATTTTCTCCAGCATCTGAATCCAACTTGTTCAGACTTTCATCACTTGCGTCGTTCTTGTTTTTCTTGTCTTGCAACTCATCTTCTCCCTTCTTGGATTCCTCCTCATTATTCAAGGCTACATTACCATCTCCTTCTGTACCTGTCATGTCTTCAGAATGTGAATTCTCTTTCACCAATGAACTCTCTTCCTTGCCATTTTCTACTGTTGAAGCCTCATTAGTCTCATCAATTTCATCATGAACCTTATCTTCCGATGAGCTAGATTCTTCAGTTTTGCCTTGGTTCTCTTCCTTCTCTTTACCGGCTTCATCATTCTCTCTGCTGTCTCCCtcattcttttcttctttcctcTCGTCATTCTCTTTTACTTTGCCTTCATTACTTTCCTCCAACTCCACCGACTTCTTTTCACTTTCATTTTCAACTACTTCTTCACTTCCACTCTCTTCGCTTTGTGCCTTCTCTTCTTTCAAATCAGTTCCTGCATCAACATTTCCCTCGGTTCTCTTCTCTTCACTTTCACTTTCCTTGTCATTGTTCTCTGTAACATCCTTGACGTCCTTCTCTAATCCCTGGTCCTTACTTTCTTCACCCTCAATGCCACTTTGCTTTACCTGATCTTTTTCACTATCTTCTTCTCTGGTTTCATTAGTTTCACTGTTGTTGGCATTCGTGACAGTGGCCTCCTCATTACTCTCACCTTTGCCATCTTCAGTATTCTCTTTGCTTTCTGCTTCAACATTGTCTTCACTCACTTCTTTTTCCTGGATTTTCCCCATCCCTGTATCGTCATCCACTGACTCCCCTTTATGCTCACTATCCTCCGCTGATTTTTCTAGATCATGGTCATGCTCCTCCACTTTGGTGTCATCATCAAAATGCTTAAGCTCGTCTTCCTCTGTCACCTCCTTCAGTTTCTCATCATCAATATCTACTTCCTTCTTTTGAGGTTGGAGgtccttccttccaaaccttaaaacatcattGTCAGTTTGTACCTTCTCCGAGACTCTTGTGTTTTGTTCAAAAGATGCTTTCTTGCTACGTGAGTGCTGGACTTGGTAAAGCAGCCAGATACAAACACCGACAAGTACACATATCTGAAGAGCATGCTTCACCTTGAAGCCTTTATTTCTCTGTTGGTTTCTACGAGGCGAGTACTTGAACATGATGATTTTCTTTTAATCCAACCCAGCTTTAAAAAAGATCCAAAAAAGAAGGTGCAATTTAGGGGCTTAAGCCAGAGAGAATCCATGAAAACACTAATTCTAGCTTTACAGAATAATTGACATATCAAGAGAATAATACTAAGGTGGTACAtctaaacaaaacaaaacaacaatACTGCTTAACATAGGCATTGGTAGACAATGTTAGACAATCAAATTAACTTAGTTATACTAAGGATTGGTTACTTTCTGGATCTAAGTTACTACTAGTTAATTACTTTCATCCAGATCTAAACAGACGCCAGAGGAGCTAAGATATTCAGCAACAAATGCTATAACAGATAAACTGTTAAAGAAGAGTGCAGGCAAATGAAACTGCAACAATTAAAACAAACACATTGTTTTCACAAGATTTGCATACGCGCAGGATAATATATCCTAACCAATTAATCAAAACAACCTAAATTTGAAATCATTCCagaaaacaaaaagagaaaaaagatataaagaaataaaaggCATACCTGATACACTAATAGAAGCGAGTCTCAGAGTCTGGATGCAAGATTCCAATGGTAATGATGCAAAAAGTGGGTAACTTTGTAGGCAATATTGGTCAATGATTAAAATAGAAGAAAAGGTGCAATAAGATCCTTAACTTAGTAATAATATGCTTCTATTACTGGAACTCCAAAGCCAAAGGGAAATGGTTTAAGAGTTTTATGGGTGGCAAGTAGTTTTTGTAGAGGTTGAATCAACTATTATCAGAAGAGGTGAAGATGTGaccttttttcttccttttttagTTTCAGATCAAGATCCACTTTTTCTCACTTTATTTGAAAACCACATATAATTCCCCTCCTTTTGTATAATTTAAACAACTGTTGCGTTTACACAACCCCTTATCTGGAAAACGACGCCGTTATAAGTCGTTACGTTGTCGTTTTATCAACCAAATTTTAATGTAAAGCGGAGAAGCTGCCACGTTTCACcgaataaaatttaaaaaaagggGGTCTCAGTCGGTAACGCggtgtttattttattttgtgataaCAAAACAAACCGCTTAGAAATCGGCGAGTTTTGAAATGATGTTGTCGAAGTTTCTAACAACAGCGCTGCGGCGCACTATCCCTAAACCCTGCCATGGTACCTGCCATCTCCGCCCTTTCTCCACGGCGGCAGCGGTGGTTGGAGAACTGTATGAGGAGGACACTACCGGCATCACGATGAAAGGTGTAAAAATATCCGGTAGACCTCTATACCTAGATATGCAGGCAACTTCTCCGATGGATCCTAGGGTTCTTGACGCTATGCTTCCTTACCATATCTCCCGTTTCGGAAATCCTCATTCCCGAACTCACTATTACGGGTGGGAATCGGATCAGGCCGTTGAGGCGGCCCGTGCCCAAGTCGCGACTCTAGTTAAGGCTTCTCCAAAGGAGATAATTTTCACCTCAGGTGCTACTGAGTCGAACAACATCTCCGTCAAGGGAGTTTTACATTTTTACAGAGATAAGAAGCGGCATGTTATTACTACTCAAACGGAGCACAAATGCGTTCTGGATTCTTGCCGTCACTTACAGCAAGAGGGCTTTGATGTAACTTACCTTCCTGTTGAGTCTGATGGCCTTGTTGACCTAGAGAAGCTTCGGGCTGCTATACGGCCAGATACGGGCTTGGTATCAATTATGATGGTGAATAATGAAATTGGTGTGATTCAGCCTATGGAGGAAATTGGGAAAATTTGCAAAGAATTTAATGTTCCTTTTCATACTGATGCTGCACAAGCGTTGGGGAAGATTCCAATTGATGTGGAGAAGATGAACATAAGTTTAATGTCGTTAAGTGGGCATAAGATTTATGGGCCGAAAGGTGTTGGAGCTTTGTATATGAGGCGTAGGCCAAGGATTAGGGTTGAGCCCCAGATGAGTGGGGGTGGACAAGAGAGAGGGATTAGGAGTGGGACAGTACCTACTCCGTTAGTGGTAGGGTTTGGGGCAGCTTGTGAACTTGCAATGAAGGAAATGGAATATGATGACCTGAGGATTAAAGCTTTGCAGGAAAGGTTACTGAATGGTATAAGGTCTAAGATTGATGGGATTGTTATAAATGGAAGTGTTGAAAGGCGATATgctgggaatttgaacttatcTTTTGCATATGTGGAAGGTGAGAGCTTGTTGATGGGGCTGAAGGAGGTTGCAGTGTCAAGTGGAAGTGCGTGTACCAGTGCGAGTTTGGAGCCCTCCTATGTGTTGAGGGCGTTGGGAGTTGAAGAAGATATGGCCCATACATCAATTCGATATGGAATTGGGAGGTTTACTACTGTGCAAGAGATTGATCGTGCGGTTGATCTTACAGTCAAGCAGGttgagaaattgagggaaaTGAGCCCACTCTATGAAATGGTTAAAGAGGGTATTGATATAAAGAGTATACAGTGGGCACAGCATTAGATTTATTGTTACACGTGCATGTGGAATGAAGTTGATCGTCCAGGTTCTTGTTCAgaatatttataatatgttCTTGAGCTTCAAGGCTATCTTTATGTGTTAAGTTTCTGCAATAAGACTGTCGTCGACTGTAAGTTGATGCTGTATTTATGTATGACATAGCCGCTGAGTTGCTTTAGTGACAGGATGTAACATCTATTTTGGTAAAAATTATGGGTGTTTCTGCCCTTGGATTTTGGTTTCTAATATTCTGCTTGTGACCATTGCAAAACTTATATGATTTTGACCCAACTGTGTTTGCAGTTTGCACGATGTTAGGAAAGTTTATGGTGTTTCtgattattttagaaaaataatgtaGGGTGTATTTGCTGCATTCAATGATCTGCACTCGCTACCTCTACTATACACGTCAGGATATGAAAAGATTGGACGATTGCCTGTGACATAGCATAGGACACTTATCATCTTGTCGTGGTTTGAACTCTACAGGGTTATGTGCTTTGATGAAAAAATATCAAGGGGACGCAGAATGAAATTTGCctgtactcttttattatgttgcCTTGCAAAATATGGGAGGGCACCTTGCCTTGTGTTCCTTGTTGCTGTTTGCTTGATGCCATCTTTGTTTAAGGTCCTTCCTTCTAGTTAGTTTTGTGATCAACTGAATGCTTTGAAGGTTTTTGGTTATGACATTAATCTGAAGGTTGCACATTTGAAGATTCCAAGATCTTATTCTATGGCAATGAACACCTTGATTAGGGTGTTAACATTTGCCCTATCTATTGAATTCGATTAAATTTTTGTGTGTTCCTGCTACTTTGAAGCTCTTCATGATTGACGTCTTACAAGTGGTTTCTGGTACTATCCACATATTTGATGTCATGGGCTACTAGGTGAGTTCTTAGGATTTCCTTTTTCAAGTCATTTCTGGGGAGACGTACTGCTAGCAGATCATGGAGAGACTGAGATTGATGGAATCCTGGTCTATGTTACTGCATCCTTCTCCCCCTTTCCTGTGAATCCTATTTACCGAGAAAATGGTACAGTTAAATTTTTATGAGGTCATAGACACGCGTCGTAGTTTAACTCATTAGGTTTGGTTATTAGCGCGATGATAATTAGTAAAAATGACATAATGATAACAATGCAAATAAAAAGGAAGTCGTATGAAGCTTTTGAGCTTCGATGATGTGGGTGAGCATTGAATCCGGCATTGTTGGCTTCAGTTCCAAGAACGACTTGTGTAATCAATGCTATAAGACAAAGACTTAGTAAGTGAGGAAACCTAGGAGCACAAGAATGTAAATGTATTGCCGTTGTATTTCTTGGAATCGATTTTCATACAAGTGTGTGGAAGACCCTATTTGTAGATTACAAAGATAAAGCATAAGGCAATCAAAAGGCTCCACCCGAGCCCTAATCTACTATGACCAATGGATGTTGTCCATGTGGAAATGCCGTTAGTGGTGCCAACCAATATTTCTTTGTCATGCTCAGCCTATTCGTACAATAATATCTAACATATCTGTCCTTTTTGACCTCTTGGCTACGTCATCGGGGCACAAGTCCTCTACTCTTTGGATCGCCTGTTTTTGGTTCATCCCGATGATAACATTTGTATGTCACTGGGAACTCTTTGAATGGCTAACTTCTCCGGTGTCACCTACTTTTCTGGGCCTTCTTTGCTAATCATCATGTGCCTTGTACTCCGGCTAATTTTACCCAAATACAGATACACGTCGGCAtcggagaaaaagaaaaatgaaaagcaAACAAAGAAATTTTTTAAGTAAATGACATCTTCATCTAAATGAGAGTGATGAGGGAATAAGTGAAGCTTCTGCAGGGTTGTTGAATGTAGtgccttctttcttttggaggACATTTCTTTTACTTAGGAATATGCTTTGAGAGTCAAGACAATTGAAGTAGTGTTGTGCTTATGTTGCActttgatttctgttatttctagTTGCTTCTTTAAGGAGTGATATCTTTGCTTTGTATTTATCAATGAAATCATCCCTGTGCCAGCTTGTACTATCTTCCCTTGTACTGAGGCTAGTTGTTCATGAACAGTAGATGTAGTTTGGGCTGCTAGGGGGAAGTTTGGACTTTCAGTGATCCACAGGTTTTCATATAGCGCTAGTTGCATAGTATTTGTGTTATTACTGGTCAAAGATGCTTAGTAGATTGTGTTTATGGTGCTGATTGTATTGATAGCATGCAAGGGGAAACACTCTTCAGAGATGTTTGCTTTCTGTTACTGGATAAGGATTGGTTCTTAGAGTAGGTAAATAAGGTACAACCAAATGAGCATGAATCCTAAATTCTATTGGTAGTTTGTTGCTTCTACCAGCCGACTTTTTCATCTTCTGTCAAACTTTATAGGGCATTTATATGCTGTAAATTCAGAATAGCTAGATCCTGGTTTCTATTGATATTCTATATAGTTGTTAGAAAAGCTGAGAATTTAAACACACCGTGCACTGGTATGTTGATGTGCATCGTGAAAGCACTTCCTTGGATCCCAATGGTATGTAAATAGTTTCTTGACCTTGTTTTAAACATTGGATCAGGAGTGTGCCTGACCGACTGTCAATGAAGTCCAAATGGATTTTGTAGACAAGTGATTTGGAGCATGTCATGCGTTTAAATTCTGCTTATTATAGGAAGTGTTTGTTGTTGGAAATGCTTTCCGGAAAAAGTATTTTGGAGAGTGGTTTACTGTGTTTGGTTAATCACTTTGAAAAACAATTGTCATATTAAAGGAGCAATGTGTGCTTGGGTCAAAGCTTTCAGAAAGAGCTTTTGAGGAGATGCTACTTCTTTCagctttttgaagaaaaaacttTTATTTCTACTCAAAAAACTTATTTTCCCCCCTTAAGGTTTGGCCAATCACCTTAACTCTTTAAAATAAGCATTTTTGTCTTTTAGAAGTTTGCCCAAGCAGGGATAATTGTGGACTTTTTTCAATCTTTCTACGTAAACAGGATCATTGGTAATTGTGCTGGTGGGAGGCATAGGTGCATGGTTAGAAAAGTTGAGGTGCGCTTGAGTTGGGCAGGTGCACATCATTTTAGAAAAAAGGTTTTCTTTCAGCAATCAAAAGATGATACCTTTATCTTGTCGTCGAAAATGCTGTTAATTGTGGTCGTTCTGTATATTGCAAAAATTAAAGACTGCAGATTGGATCACCATATTGTCTTGTAGTTTTTATGGTCTTGGATATATTTGGAGGCTTTCTGGGCCTCACAGCTAGTACCAATGGCGATCTTGAGGCTTCTGGCGGGGAGCAAGAAGAAATAAAATGATAGATCAACCAGAAAACTTTTTAAAGTTGGAACGAAAAAATCCTTGCTTACTTTGCCTCAAATATGTTACTGCAGTGGTCGCTTTCCCTTTCCATGTCCTGTTTTATCCTTTGGATCTCAAGATATTATTGTCTACTCCAAGATGTGTATTCGTGCGTGGATTAGCTGGAAAGTGATTGAGACTCAAAAATGCATGATAAATTAGCATCAATTTTTCATTCAGATTTCTGGATTTGCATTCTTCGAAAAAAAAAATGGTTTGTATCTGCCTACAAACTGGGATTAAAGAATTCTCTGTCGCCATCCTTTGCTGGAGGGGTATACAGGTTTCGTTCATTATTTGAGCAGTAGATCAACGTCTTTATGATTTGATTGATCCCTGGAATTCTCAGTAGCGTCacgaaaattaaagaaaagcaTATAGAACAACAAAGGCTTTGGGAATGACACACCCTTACCAACTATGGTTCGCTGCTTTTTAgggaaacaaacaaaaaatggAATGTCATGCTCATTCTTGTTTAGCTCGGATGGATGTGtgatatttattaaatttctatCTATATTATGAATTGGTTTCTAGTCTCTAGATATTACCATTTCATGCTAATTAAGGGGATAGTTTTTTTATAGTAGGTAATAAAATTACGCAGGAAAAATTTGTTGAAAGTCACGTGAAGTAAACATGTTTTTGTAGgatcctttatttttttgacaataTTTAACAAAAGAGTGAAAGTTGTCTACTTTCAAATATTTGGAGAATATTTtctatcaagaaaaataatagaaGGATGTAGTTTAAGTTTAGGTATAATTTAAGAGtgtttttagccaaaaactcaAAACACATTCGGCTAAAACTTTTTGAGTTACGTTATTTAGGTAAATGAATTACCTCAATTGTACCCTTTCCTCGCGTTATTAACTTCGCTGCAGAGGGTTCTGGCTGGGGACAGTTGAGAGGAAAAAAGATTTTGTTTGGGTAAAACGGATATTGACCAAGTATTCAATGGTGTGCAACAATGAATGGTTGGAGTGCAGAATCATATTAAAATTACTGGTCGAAAATGATAGTATTGAGAAATCTGtggtgaaaaaaaaattattttagtcGACTGTCAAATAACTACTAATTTCAGATAAATGCTGCATAAAATTGCATTTTATGTAACAGAGTATAGACGACAGACCTCATTACTGCCTGTGAGCAGAATGTAAAATTTAAGCAAAGGGAGACTAATAAATTCGTCTGTACTCGTTAATTATCACTACTAGAAGGGAAAGTGAGACAAGGTGATGATAATAATTGCTGCACAAATTATTGGTAAGAATATTTGTTAAGCCTGCATCCATCTCATGGGCGGAGGCCCCTTCGGCGCGAATGGTCCTGTGCACTCCTTTGCTGGGGAGATGTATCAAGTTAAATGTTAGCTATTATGaatgtatatttaattttacatacctttaacacaattgaattatttttgcatTCTTCATCAAATTTCTGATTTCGCTGCTAATTGATCTCTTGTGTAAGTATATGTAATTATGCATGAATGTCAGAGTAAGAATTCTGTCTTGCTtgaattaaaaagaagaaaaattgaaaattttgagttgagAATGTAATTAAATTCTCCCACGGAGTACCATACGTCAGATTGTATGAGTAGTAAGACAAACTCTTTATTGTTTGTTggaattttttaataaaataagtgaaatattattataaatagatTTGACGGTaaattagaatttgaactttctatttttctttttttctcaggAAAAGAGCTTTGGGTTTTGGTTACTTGACAAAGCTGCAAATACTGTGTATGGAACAATTCAACGTTTGACATGTGCTAGCTTGCATGAGGTTCCAGAATACGGATACTGTCTTTAATAGtaaacaaaattaaataactcatATGGATAACTGCTTCTTTTCCCACTGGCcaaaaaaccaagaaaattcgtGTGAGTGATTTCTTCCAATTCACATAAAGTAACATCGAGTCAGAAGACAACTAGAAAACTGATACACTAAttaattctctttcttttttcatttcataactTAAACGCTTGCGTATAAAGATGATGAAAACGTAATTTTATAATATCTATTTCAGCTGTGTAAATGTGAGCGTAGTCGTAGTGGgtgattttaattttgatagAAGGTACAAGTCTGGAATGTGGTTAAAGTCAGAATGGTGGCATCCAGAATCCAAATTAATATTCCAATAAATGTAAAAAATATGGCCATATCATACGATACTATCAGCTTTTCAGTAATAGCAGTAAACAGTTTTAACCAAATCTTCCACCTGCCTACTCTTAGTTCTACTGCCTGATTTG
The sequence above is a segment of the Solanum dulcamara chromosome 11, daSolDulc1.2, whole genome shotgun sequence genome. Coding sequences within it:
- the LOC129873045 gene encoding uncharacterized protein LOC129873045; the protein is MFKYSPRRNQQRNKGFKVKHALQICVLVGVCIWLLYQVQHSRSKKASFEQNTRVSEKVQTDNDVLRFGRKDLQPQKKEVDIDDEKLKEVTEEDELKHFDDDTKVEEHDHDLEKSAEDSEHKGESVDDDTGMGKIQEKEVSEDNVEAESKENTEDGKGESNEEATVTNANNSETNETREEDSEKDQVKQSGIEGEESKDQGLEKDVKDVTENNDKESESEEKRTEGNVDAGTDLKEEKAQSEESGSEEVVENESEKKSVELEESNEGKVKENDERKEEKNEGDSRENDEAGKEKEENQGKTEESSSSEDKVHDEIDETNEASTVENGKEESSLVKENSHSEDMTGTEGDGNVALNNEEESKKGEDELQDKKNKNDASDESLNKLDSDAGENKMLEQNSSADANSVGEVSNESNTEDNSNATAGNHDATSQQTETGNSASETIQNEKNSNDNSNHAAGRNEANEHQQENENSASDSIQNENNSSDNSDHAAGTNEANENQLGNENNSNNDSNLAAETNEASKQQQEQDGSTSDTKQNEKNSGEDSNLAEGTNEANKLQKEQDSSVSDTKQNEKNSGEDSNLSEGTNDANKQQHENESSVAHTTQNENNSGEGSNFAEGTNDANKQQQENDSSATQTTQNENNSIKEAVSVGDGTQNDPNAQQSEKKDSNSSADEESVTSSKGSESVDQNGNSVTAGATEKSTGGGKDQNELNQKSDATSDPGSENKINPSNDNDETDPDQNKSIDSSTSNSKPDDSQQNQVESTDSAIPREETEARTDLGTLPQTGSEGNSHEEAAAE
- the LOC129873775 gene encoding cysteine desulfurase, mitochondrial-like, which translates into the protein MMLSKFLTTALRRTIPKPCHGTCHLRPFSTAAAVVGELYEEDTTGITMKGVKISGRPLYLDMQATSPMDPRVLDAMLPYHISRFGNPHSRTHYYGWESDQAVEAARAQVATLVKASPKEIIFTSGATESNNISVKGVLHFYRDKKRHVITTQTEHKCVLDSCRHLQQEGFDVTYLPVESDGLVDLEKLRAAIRPDTGLVSIMMVNNEIGVIQPMEEIGKICKEFNVPFHTDAAQALGKIPIDVEKMNISLMSLSGHKIYGPKGVGALYMRRRPRIRVEPQMSGGGQERGIRSGTVPTPLVVGFGAACELAMKEMEYDDLRIKALQERLLNGIRSKIDGIVINGSVERRYAGNLNLSFAYVEGESLLMGLKEVAVSSGSACTSASLEPSYVLRALGVEEDMAHTSIRYGIGRFTTVQEIDRAVDLTVKQVEKLREMSPLYEMVKEGIDIKSIQWAQH